In a single window of the Acetivibrio clariflavus DSM 19732 genome:
- a CDS encoding prenyltransferase/squalene oxidase repeat-containing protein encodes MRKPIVFCLLICMVFMLFTPSAAAEDLTMEVRIDKAVEWLVANQKSDGFWGEELLTAVVDTAEIAGYFKEKSIQSESLEKAQKWLESIDKNNIDYTARVLPFIQEANRKKDLISSLASSQKPDGGWGLTGDFEGDVLDTVLVLNSLIEENNPDTELIKKGLSYLISVQNENGSWSYVLDGEPSVMLTSEIVLCLNKFVSKMNLTSSSIETAMKKAGNFLVSKQLEDGTWGTGEESLADTLVAYRAVIKTVGIDPVLTVDKVIQNLQQSNGSWYNNPYLTILAIRALNEKTEMPHADITDIRMFKTTKDNRIESYTFGAYEELEIEAVSEYDSSVAKQIQFIKGPYGNILYAQVGDILNWNTMSYEPGVYTVIAQVKENGSGKIIDSYEKEFTIEPSFIIKNVVIRTDRQSTTLNKPVTINVETAFYIEANVDKRLTVTTSVYGTDGSFINLHEDVVEIEASEQVKVIGTKGFEPDITSEKEYTIRTDIFEGTAKVAEGETVFKVLPPPAPTRIDAEQSLDKEVLYPEKDSVTLS; translated from the coding sequence TTGAGAAAACCAATTGTTTTTTGCCTACTTATCTGTATGGTCTTTATGCTGTTCACTCCATCTGCAGCTGCAGAAGATTTAACTATGGAAGTAAGGATAGACAAAGCTGTAGAATGGCTTGTGGCAAATCAGAAATCCGATGGATTTTGGGGAGAAGAACTGCTTACAGCTGTAGTGGATACTGCTGAAATAGCAGGTTATTTCAAAGAAAAATCAATACAGTCTGAAAGCCTGGAAAAAGCACAAAAATGGCTTGAATCCATTGATAAAAACAATATTGATTATACTGCAAGAGTATTACCCTTTATACAGGAAGCTAATCGAAAAAAAGACTTAATTTCATCCCTTGCTTCAAGTCAAAAACCTGATGGAGGTTGGGGATTAACCGGTGATTTTGAGGGGGACGTTTTAGATACAGTTCTTGTATTAAACTCCTTGATTGAGGAAAATAATCCCGATACGGAATTAATAAAAAAGGGATTAAGCTATCTTATCAGTGTTCAAAATGAGAATGGAAGCTGGTCATATGTCCTCGATGGGGAACCGTCTGTAATGTTAACTTCTGAGATAGTTTTATGTCTAAATAAATTTGTTTCTAAGATGAACCTAACTTCAAGCAGTATTGAAACTGCAATGAAGAAAGCTGGGAATTTCCTTGTCTCAAAACAGTTAGAGGACGGAACATGGGGAACAGGAGAAGAGAGTCTTGCCGACACGCTAGTAGCGTATCGTGCTGTAATAAAAACAGTAGGGATTGACCCTGTTTTAACTGTAGATAAAGTAATACAAAATTTGCAGCAAAGTAATGGAAGTTGGTATAACAACCCTTATTTAACAATTCTTGCAATAAGGGCGCTGAATGAGAAAACGGAAATGCCCCATGCAGACATAACGGATATTAGGATGTTTAAGACAACTAAAGACAATAGGATAGAAAGTTACACCTTTGGTGCCTATGAGGAATTGGAAATAGAAGCGGTAAGTGAGTATGACAGTTCTGTGGCAAAACAGATACAGTTTATTAAGGGACCATATGGCAATATATTATATGCTCAGGTAGGAGATATTCTAAACTGGAATACAATGAGCTATGAACCCGGGGTCTACACTGTTATTGCTCAGGTGAAAGAAAACGGAAGCGGGAAAATAATTGACAGTTATGAGAAAGAATTTACGATAGAACCTTCTTTTATTATAAAAAATGTTGTTATAAGGACTGACAGACAGTCAACAACATTAAACAAACCCGTAACAATAAATGTTGAGACAGCTTTTTATATTGAAGCCAATGTAGATAAAAGGCTTACGGTAACTACTTCAGTCTACGGAACTGACGGTAGTTTCATCAATTTGCATGAAGATGTAGTGGAAATTGAGGCATCGGAACAGGTAAAAGTAATTGGAACAAAGGGTTTTGAGCCTGATATTACATCTGAAAAGGAATACACAATAAGAACAGATATATTTGAAGGCACAGCAAAAGTTGCTGAAGGCGAAACTGTTTTCAAAGTTCTGCCACCGCCTGCTCCAACAAGAATAGATGCAGAGCAAAGCCTTGATAAAGAGGTTTTATATCCGGAAAAGGATAGTGTAACACTTTCATAA
- a CDS encoding magnesium transporter produces MVILAKIAGRILPNVAKKFKVDPAIKARTLITTIVDAVTFIIYFSIATCLLGI; encoded by the coding sequence TTGGTTATATTAGCAAAAATTGCAGGAAGGATACTGCCTAATGTAGCAAAGAAATTCAAAGTAGACCCGGCAATTAAGGCAAGAACGTTAATAACGACTATTGTTGATGCTGTAACATTTATTATTTATTTCTCAATAGCTACATGTTTGTTGGGGATATAG
- a CDS encoding DUF4139 domain-containing protein, giving the protein MKKITTAADTKEISLTIYNGGFGAVKETRTVNLTCKETELVFADVAQKIETDSLLVEGLNVLEFNYDYDLVDRKKLLNKYIDKEVFLKDRETGERKSCRLLSVEPSGRCVLEDNSTKEIYIDTQAEIILPSLPSGLIVKPALVWKIGKSTSGDVKVSYLSKGFNWSANYVVEILEKTLNIAGWAEIENQSGATFENAKIKLIAGDVNRVEDDDKYVLSKRVYLCEESEAPKVEEKAFFDYHMYTLASPSTLKNNQTKQINILNGLGIPYKKYYKLDRKSKKANVIIEFSNKKECGLGRPLPKGIIKLYKADEADNSLEFIGEDRIEHTPKDEDIILNIGNAFDISFISKEIERKKINGFEHFKYQYIIKNHKTETAEVHFEHYIWGIWEMVKTTHDYSKKSSNIVEFTVNVPADNEITVELEYKVDHRKEFIVKS; this is encoded by the coding sequence ATGAAAAAAATTACTACTGCAGCTGATACAAAAGAAATTTCTTTGACTATTTACAATGGCGGATTTGGTGCTGTCAAGGAAACCCGTACTGTAAACCTTACATGTAAAGAGACAGAGCTAGTTTTTGCTGATGTGGCACAGAAGATTGAGACCGATTCTCTTTTGGTTGAAGGTTTGAATGTTTTGGAATTTAATTATGATTATGATTTGGTTGATAGAAAGAAGCTTCTAAACAAATATATTGATAAGGAAGTCTTTTTAAAGGACAGAGAAACCGGAGAAAGAAAGAGCTGCCGGCTTTTATCGGTTGAGCCTTCCGGTAGGTGTGTGTTGGAGGATAATAGTACAAAGGAAATATACATCGATACTCAGGCTGAAATTATTCTTCCTTCCCTTCCGTCAGGGCTTATTGTAAAGCCTGCTCTTGTTTGGAAGATTGGGAAGTCGACCTCGGGGGATGTTAAAGTTTCCTATCTAAGCAAGGGATTCAATTGGAGTGCAAATTATGTCGTAGAGATTTTGGAGAAGACTTTAAACATTGCAGGTTGGGCGGAAATTGAAAATCAAAGCGGTGCAACCTTTGAAAATGCTAAAATAAAACTTATAGCAGGAGATGTAAATAGAGTTGAAGATGATGATAAGTATGTTTTAAGTAAACGTGTGTATCTTTGTGAAGAATCTGAAGCACCTAAAGTAGAGGAAAAAGCTTTCTTCGATTATCACATGTACACATTAGCAAGCCCTTCAACACTGAAAAACAATCAAACCAAGCAAATCAATATATTGAACGGCTTGGGCATACCTTATAAAAAATATTACAAGCTTGACCGGAAATCAAAAAAGGCAAATGTTATTATTGAATTTTCGAATAAAAAGGAGTGCGGCTTGGGTCGTCCCTTACCAAAGGGAATAATCAAGCTTTATAAAGCAGATGAGGCAGATAATTCTCTTGAGTTTATCGGTGAAGATAGAATAGAGCATACTCCAAAGGACGAAGATATTATTCTTAACATCGGTAATGCTTTTGATATTTCTTTTATCTCTAAAGAAATTGAAAGGAAAAAAATAAACGGATTTGAGCATTTCAAATATCAATACATTATTAAAAATCATAAAACAGAGACAGCCGAAGTACATTTTGAACATTATATTTGGGGAATATGGGAAATGGTTAAGACAACCCATGATTATTCAAAGAAATCATCGAACATTGTTGAGTTCACTGTAAATGTTCCGGCTGATAACGAGATAACGGTGGAATTAGAATATAAAGTTGACCATCGAAAGGAGTTTATTGTGAAGAGTTAA
- the mgtE gene encoding magnesium transporter, giving the protein MKERILALIEQGKYADIRKELIEMNVVDIAQLFEEIDRQKLLVIFRILPKDIASDVFAYIPNELQKYIVESISDKEIKSIIDELFLDDTIAFLEEMPSNIVKKVLKNTDEETRKLINQFLNYPENSAGSIMTIEFVDLKKEMTVKEALQHIKETGVDKETIDNCYVIDNNRILEGVISIRKLILSEDSALIKDLMQKDAVYINTHDDQEKMASLFKKYDLLSMPVVDNERRLVGIVTIDDVIDVIEQANTEDIQKMAAMQPSEEKYLKTNALVLAKHRIIWLLILMISATFTGKIIRKFDDVLQTVVVLASFIPMIMDTGGNSGSQSSALVIRGLALGEIRLKDAFRVLWKEIQVGCLVGLALSTVNFLRIYFLEKTDFMVSLTVSITLLLTVILAKIVGGILPILAKKCKLDPAIMAGPLITTVVDAVALTIYFSTAVWLLGI; this is encoded by the coding sequence ATGAAAGAGAGAATTCTTGCGCTGATTGAACAGGGCAAATATGCTGATATAAGAAAAGAACTTATTGAGATGAATGTTGTTGACATTGCACAGCTTTTTGAAGAGATAGACCGGCAAAAACTATTAGTGATATTCAGGATACTGCCTAAAGATATAGCATCCGATGTTTTTGCTTATATACCTAATGAGCTGCAAAAATATATAGTTGAATCAATTTCCGACAAGGAAATCAAAAGTATTATAGATGAACTGTTCCTTGACGATACTATTGCTTTTTTGGAAGAAATGCCGTCAAACATAGTGAAGAAGGTTCTTAAAAACACCGATGAAGAAACAAGAAAACTTATCAACCAATTTTTGAACTATCCTGAAAATTCTGCAGGAAGTATAATGACCATTGAGTTTGTTGACTTAAAAAAAGAAATGACAGTGAAAGAGGCATTGCAGCACATTAAGGAAACAGGGGTAGACAAGGAGACAATTGATAATTGCTATGTTATCGATAACAATAGAATACTTGAGGGTGTCATATCAATCAGAAAGCTGATATTAAGCGAGGATTCGGCATTGATTAAAGATCTCATGCAAAAAGATGCTGTATATATAAATACTCATGATGACCAGGAAAAAATGGCATCGCTGTTCAAAAAGTATGACCTCCTTTCAATGCCGGTGGTTGATAACGAACGCAGGCTGGTTGGAATAGTGACAATAGATGACGTTATAGATGTTATTGAACAGGCTAACACTGAAGATATTCAGAAGATGGCTGCTATGCAACCATCCGAAGAAAAATATTTGAAGACTAATGCTTTGGTGCTGGCTAAGCATAGAATAATATGGCTTTTAATCTTAATGATTTCTGCAACCTTTACGGGAAAAATCATAAGGAAATTTGATGATGTACTGCAGACGGTTGTGGTGCTTGCTTCTTTTATCCCTATGATTATGGACACAGGAGGAAATTCTGGTTCTCAGTCATCGGCACTGGTTATTAGAGGTTTGGCTCTAGGTGAAATAAGACTAAAGGATGCTTTTAGAGTTCTTTGGAAAGAGATTCAAGTGGGTTGTCTTGTCGGGCTGGCACTATCTACAGTAAACTTTTTAAGGATATATTTTTTGGAAAAAACCGACTTTATGGTATCTTTAACTGTAAGCATAACTTTGCTGCTTACAGTCATATTGGCAAAAATTGTAGGAGGAATACTTCCTATTCTGGCTAAAAAATGTAAGCTAGATCCTGCGATTATGGCAGGTCCACTAATAACAACTGTTGTTGATGCAGTGGCTCTTACCATATATTTCTCAACGGCTGTATGGTTATTGGGTATATAG
- a CDS encoding methyl-accepting chemotaxis protein, with amino-acid sequence MKIKFKISILTAAMCMICVGAMWAINNFISSKYLQDTIQERVLAEVKLKAKDIDTWILKEKQNLEIMIERIMLAEDYKNDTFYKILGKTGDVNFGNLYYMAFEDGTFIDVSGWVPDYDYNPLTREWYVKAKENSGKIYVCDPYVDAMSNDMVITLSKEVTLNDGRRAVLGVDLQISDMNKQVNSIGQHEVDTETSATRNSNTNYESTLNKIDKSYIFLIDRLGNIINHPNPDFSAKPDKLTNVADILGGELNNLRKTRDLSLYQRIIKDYDGKERAFFYDKLDEAEWSIGIAVDKDVILEAKNKFVRITLSISILLLFASVLISITIANSIAKPIMAAKTIADNISDLKLNATIDEKYLKRNDEAGEIVKAIKETIDKLRGFTANLNELSIINNKIYNTTFEKANTLLNLSEEVSATTEELSAGMRETSSTAESISQSVDDLNNAVSVFVGRAEEGAKTANEIAGKAAELDRQFIESKDNTMKVLNIAKNEVESAVESAKNVEQVKMLADAILEIAEKTNLLSLNASIEAARAGENGKGFAVVAEEIRILSEDSNRSAERIKQFTENINASVNKLILATNNLLKYLNENVLKDYSLMLNAVENYKNDGSMLSEVLCELSNTVKEFTETIGSMAISINGVSATIQQATEATASIAEQNSRMVNAIQDINNAMQMNIESSNKLTNMIAQVKL; translated from the coding sequence ATGAAGATAAAATTTAAGATAAGTATACTTACTGCAGCAATGTGCATGATTTGCGTCGGAGCAATGTGGGCAATAAACAATTTTATATCGTCGAAATACTTACAGGATACAATACAAGAAAGGGTATTGGCTGAAGTAAAACTAAAAGCTAAGGACATAGATACGTGGATTTTAAAAGAAAAGCAAAATTTAGAAATTATGATTGAGAGAATTATGCTGGCAGAGGATTATAAAAATGACACATTTTATAAAATTTTAGGAAAGACCGGCGATGTAAACTTTGGAAATCTCTATTACATGGCATTTGAAGACGGAACATTTATTGATGTATCCGGTTGGGTACCCGATTATGATTATAATCCTTTAACAAGAGAATGGTATGTTAAAGCAAAAGAAAATAGTGGAAAAATTTATGTGTGCGACCCTTATGTGGATGCTATGTCAAATGATATGGTTATAACGTTATCCAAAGAGGTTACTCTGAATGACGGAAGAAGGGCAGTACTGGGAGTGGACCTGCAAATATCGGATATGAATAAACAGGTAAATTCTATTGGTCAACATGAAGTTGATACTGAAACTTCAGCCACTCGAAACAGTAATACAAACTATGAAAGTACACTTAATAAAATTGATAAATCATATATATTTTTAATAGATAGACTGGGAAATATAATTAATCATCCCAATCCCGATTTTTCAGCAAAACCCGATAAATTAACCAATGTTGCAGATATATTGGGAGGGGAACTGAACAATTTGAGAAAAACAAGGGATTTGTCGTTGTATCAAAGAATAATAAAGGACTACGATGGAAAAGAAAGGGCGTTTTTTTACGATAAGTTGGATGAGGCAGAATGGAGTATAGGGATAGCAGTTGATAAAGATGTAATACTTGAGGCAAAAAATAAGTTTGTAAGAATAACTTTAAGCATATCCATATTGTTACTGTTTGCGAGCGTATTAATTTCTATTACTATAGCGAATAGTATAGCTAAACCGATTATGGCGGCTAAGACAATAGCAGATAATATATCTGACTTGAAATTAAATGCAACTATTGATGAAAAATACTTAAAAAGAAATGATGAAGCCGGTGAGATAGTAAAAGCTATTAAGGAGACTATAGATAAGTTAAGGGGATTTACGGCTAATTTAAATGAACTGTCAATTATAAACAATAAAATCTATAATACTACTTTTGAGAAAGCAAATACATTATTAAACCTTTCGGAAGAGGTTTCAGCCACGACAGAGGAGTTGTCAGCCGGTATGAGAGAGACAAGTTCGACGGCTGAATCCATATCGCAATCAGTGGATGACCTGAATAATGCAGTATCTGTTTTTGTTGGCAGAGCGGAAGAAGGAGCAAAAACGGCAAACGAGATAGCGGGAAAAGCGGCTGAATTGGACAGGCAATTTATAGAGTCTAAAGATAACACGATGAAGGTCTTGAACATAGCTAAAAATGAAGTTGAGTCGGCTGTTGAGTCGGCCAAAAATGTAGAACAGGTTAAAATGCTGGCCGATGCAATTTTAGAGATAGCGGAGAAAACTAATTTGCTGTCGCTGAATGCTTCCATAGAAGCAGCAAGAGCAGGTGAGAATGGCAAAGGATTTGCAGTTGTGGCAGAGGAAATCAGGATATTGTCGGAAGATTCAAACAGGTCTGCGGAGAGAATCAAGCAATTTACAGAGAACATAAATGCATCAGTAAATAAGTTGATTTTAGCTACAAACAATCTTCTGAAATACCTTAATGAAAATGTTCTAAAAGATTATAGCTTAATGCTGAATGCAGTGGAAAATTACAAAAATGACGGATCGATGTTGAGTGAAGTTTTATGTGAACTGTCAAATACAGTAAAGGAGTTTACAGAAACTATAGGCAGTATGGCAATATCTATAAATGGCGTGTCTGCGACTATACAACAGGCAACAGAAGCTACGGCTAGTATTGCTGAGCAGAATAGTAGAATGGTTAATGCCATACAGGATATAAATAACGCTATGCAGATGAATATAGAATCATCCAATAAATTGACCAACATGATAGCACAGGTTAAATTGTAA
- a CDS encoding alpha/beta fold hydrolase, which produces MNTNKKRKIVKKIIIIFALFLLNLICAFLVYTSNYYHADEIAIQEERYGGSLDISNIDGALVFDPGNADTALIFYPGGKVEYTAYEPLMIKIAQKGILCILPEMPFNLAVFDINAANKYISQNTEILHWYIGGHSLGGSMAANYASKNSEKIEGLILLAAYSTVDISSDNIRVLSIYGSKDEVLNKESYRKNKSNLPADFTEIVIQGGNHAGFGCYGPQKGDGEAEITSKQQQTDTAQAIAEFCLMAKGSE; this is translated from the coding sequence ATGAACACAAATAAAAAAAGGAAGATTGTAAAAAAAATTATAATAATTTTTGCTTTATTTCTTTTAAATCTAATCTGCGCATTTCTGGTTTATACCTCCAACTATTATCACGCGGATGAGATTGCAATTCAGGAAGAAAGATATGGCGGAAGTTTAGATATATCGAATATAGATGGTGCACTTGTGTTTGATCCGGGCAATGCCGATACGGCACTGATATTTTATCCGGGCGGCAAGGTTGAATATACGGCTTATGAGCCACTGATGATCAAAATTGCTCAAAAGGGTATCCTTTGCATCTTACCTGAAATGCCTTTTAATTTGGCTGTATTTGACATAAATGCAGCCAATAAATATATTTCTCAAAATACAGAAATACTTCATTGGTATATAGGCGGACACTCGCTTGGAGGAAGCATGGCCGCAAACTATGCTTCAAAAAACAGTGAAAAGATTGAAGGCCTGATCCTCCTGGCAGCCTATTCGACAGTCGATATTTCATCTGACAATATTAGAGTGTTAAGTATATATGGCAGTAAAGACGAGGTACTGAACAAAGAATCCTATCGGAAAAATAAAAGCAATCTGCCGGCGGATTTTACGGAAATAGTTATTCAGGGTGGCAATCATGCCGGTTTCGGATGCTACGGACCGCAAAAAGGCGACGGTGAAGCAGAGATTACTTCTAAACAGCAGCAGACGGATACCGCCCAAGCCATTGCTGAATTTTGTCTGATGGCAAAAGGCAGTGAATGA
- a CDS encoding helix-turn-helix domain-containing protein yields the protein MREQILAVQRMQDYIEAHLNEEITLADLARASQFSPWYARRLFIKWTNLTPAEYIRKLRLSKSALRLRDENCRIIDVALEMGFGSVDGYQRAFAREFGCNPKQYAANPVPLYLFKPYSVKSQYLGRRNESMEKVRNVFIQVMEKPARKAVIKRGIKATHYFEYCEEVGCDVWSLLTSMKSISGEPVCMWLPERYRKPGTSEYVQGVEVPLDYDGIVPEGFDIIELPASKYLMFQGEPFAEEDYAQAIDEIWEAERKYNPSVIGYEWDTENPRIQLEPIGTRGYIELLPIKPL from the coding sequence ATGAGGGAACAAATACTGGCTGTGCAGCGAATGCAGGATTATATCGAAGCTCATCTGAATGAAGAGATTACTCTTGCAGACTTGGCAAGGGCATCACAATTCTCGCCCTGGTATGCAAGGAGGCTGTTTATTAAGTGGACTAATCTGACACCTGCGGAATATATTCGTAAACTTCGGCTCAGCAAGTCTGCACTTCGTTTGCGGGATGAAAACTGCCGTATTATCGATGTGGCTTTAGAGATGGGTTTTGGCAGCGTCGATGGCTATCAAAGAGCTTTTGCCAGGGAGTTTGGCTGTAATCCAAAGCAATATGCTGCAAATCCTGTTCCCCTTTATTTGTTTAAGCCTTACAGTGTAAAATCTCAATATCTTGGAAGGAGAAATGAATCGATGGAAAAGGTGAGAAATGTATTTATTCAGGTAATGGAAAAACCTGCACGCAAGGCAGTTATTAAGCGCGGAATCAAGGCAACTCATTATTTTGAGTATTGTGAAGAAGTTGGCTGTGATGTGTGGAGTTTGCTGACCAGTATGAAATCCATCAGTGGAGAGCCTGTATGTATGTGGCTGCCGGAACGTTACCGCAAACCTGGGACAAGCGAATATGTGCAGGGAGTAGAAGTACCTTTGGACTATGACGGCATTGTTCCTGAAGGTTTTGACATCATAGAACTTCCTGCTTCAAAATATTTGATGTTTCAGGGAGAACCTTTTGCAGAAGAAGATTACGCACAGGCTATCGATGAAATATGGGAAGCTGAAAGGAAATATAATCCCTCAGTCATTGGATATGAGTGGGATACGGAAAATCCTCGCATTCAGCTAGAACCTATCGGCACACGCGGATATATTGAGCTTCTTCCAATCAAACCTCTGTAA
- a CDS encoding class I SAM-dependent methyltransferase, which translates to MKQWYEKLFENYGKQYDKEPFTQGTKGECDFIEKEINYDKSLKIIDIGCGTGRHTIELTKRGYSVTGIDLSESQLKRAREKAEQLNLKIDFLKHDARNLPFENQFDVAIMLCEGAFPLMETDEMNFEILKNAAKALKNNAKFIFTTLNGLYPLFHPDDAINEENANNKSKVFDFITMRYYNDVLTFIDDDGNEHEVVCNERYYMPSEINWLLKSLGFKKVEIFGAKLGAFSREDKLTAEDFEMLVVAEK; encoded by the coding sequence ATGAAGCAATGGTACGAAAAATTATTCGAGAATTATGGAAAACAGTATGATAAAGAACCTTTTACTCAGGGAACAAAAGGTGAATGCGATTTTATCGAGAAAGAGATTAATTATGACAAGTCTTTAAAGATTATTGACATTGGCTGCGGAACCGGAAGACATACCATAGAACTCACAAAAAGAGGTTATTCTGTCACAGGTATTGATTTATCCGAATCCCAGTTAAAAAGAGCCAGAGAGAAAGCCGAACAGTTGAACCTGAAGATTGATTTTTTGAAACATGATGCCAGAAACCTGCCCTTTGAAAATCAGTTTGATGTTGCCATTATGCTTTGTGAAGGCGCGTTTCCGCTAATGGAAACCGATGAAATGAATTTTGAAATATTGAAAAATGCTGCTAAAGCGTTAAAGAACAATGCCAAATTCATATTTACCACTCTTAACGGTCTTTATCCCCTGTTTCATCCCGATGATGCCATAAATGAAGAAAATGCAAATAATAAAAGTAAAGTCTTTGATTTCATAACTATGAGGTATTATAATGATGTTCTTACCTTCATCGATGATGATGGAAATGAGCATGAGGTTGTGTGCAATGAAAGGTATTACATGCCGAGTGAGATAAACTGGCTTTTAAAGTCCCTCGGATTTAAGAAAGTTGAAATATTTGGCGCCAAACTTGGGGCTTTTTCAAGGGAAGATAAGCTTACTGCAGAAGACTTTGAAATGCTTGTTGTTGCTGAAAAGTAA
- a CDS encoding DUF3784 domain-containing protein: MWFCMILGVFFIVMGLMVHVLKWHFLISGYNTMPKEKKAKVDADGLGRLIGIYFYINGGLLIVMGIFQALGFKPVLIPYLIFFGISTVYMLIKAQKYDGNLYDENGRLQKGTWKQFALPVGILNIALIFVAVLIFFSSRPAEVTFIDEGVQIHGMYGGIYPWNSIKTVELIDELPAIQRRTNGSAVNSMLKGYFLTKEIGTVKLFVNTQKPPFIYIETEDEVVIFNTENADETQKIFGEIQKRIE; encoded by the coding sequence ATGTGGTTTTGCATGATATTGGGTGTGTTTTTTATTGTTATGGGTTTAATGGTACATGTTTTAAAATGGCATTTTCTGATATCCGGTTATAACACCATGCCGAAGGAGAAAAAAGCAAAGGTGGACGCAGATGGTCTTGGCCGTTTGATTGGCATATATTTTTATATCAACGGCGGGCTTTTAATTGTGATGGGAATATTTCAAGCTCTTGGATTTAAACCGGTATTAATACCGTACCTTATCTTTTTTGGCATTTCGACAGTTTATATGTTAATTAAGGCTCAAAAATATGATGGAAACCTTTATGATGAAAATGGAAGATTGCAAAAGGGAACATGGAAGCAATTTGCTTTGCCTGTCGGTATTTTAAATATCGCATTAATTTTTGTTGCTGTGTTGATATTTTTTTCATCCCGACCTGCTGAAGTGACTTTCATTGATGAGGGAGTACAAATACATGGTATGTATGGCGGTATCTATCCGTGGAATTCCATTAAGACTGTCGAGCTGATAGATGAATTACCTGCAATTCAAAGGAGAACTAACGGTTCTGCAGTAAATTCAATGTTAAAGGGGTATTTTCTGACAAAGGAAATAGGAACGGTTAAATTGTTTGTCAATACTCAAAAGCCCCCCTTTATTTATATTGAAACGGAGGATGAAGTTGTTATTTTCAATACAGAAAATGCAGATGAAACACAAAAAATATTTGGTGAAATACAAAAAAGAATAGAATAA